GAACGAGATACAGTAGAGAAAGTATTATGCTGATAGTCAATAAATAAAGAGGTGGTAAACGCAAACTGGTTGACACAAAGCTGAGCAAGGCGCCGCTGGCAAACAAGTCGATAGAAGCTGGCAGAAGAACCAACGCGTATGATGTGCCACTATAAGAAACGAGCAGCCACCGGAGCAAAGGGCCTAGTACAATAAGACCGCTTAATAGCCCTGTGAGATAACGCCGCGGCGTGAGCAAAATCACCAGAGGCCATACCACGTAAAATTGCTCCTCCACGGCTAATGTCCAAAAATGACCGGTACCCTCTCCCCAGGCTTGTTCGTGAAAGAACAGAAAGTTAGTTCCTTGTAATAAGAACCAAGGTAATTTACCCCGCACATAGCTCAGGTTAAGTAGCCAAGCGGTGAGAACAGCTACATAGTAAGCCGGAATAATCCGGAACGTACGACGGAGGTAAAATGCTTTAATACTTTTTTGAAACGTATTAATTTGACGCTCACGACTCAGAATAGTAGTTATGAGAAAGCCACTTAATACGAAAAAGCCAGTTACCCCAATAGTGCCAGTGTCTAGCTGGCCTGTTAAGCTAGGTCGCCAGTGTTGTACAATCACTAGCAAGACGGCAATAGCGCGAAATGAATCGAGTTCCGGTCGATAGGGGAAAGTAGCCGGTTGGGAAGAAGGCGGCATAAGTGATGGGAGAGGAAATACGACTATAGACGTACTATCAGATCGAGGTAGTAAGTATTAAATCAACTAAAAACAAAAAGCTCGACTACCCCGCTCCTTATAGATAGGAACGGAGTAGCCGAGCCTTTTAC
This Hymenobacter sp. GOD-10R DNA region includes the following protein-coding sequences:
- a CDS encoding acyltransferase, coding for MPPSSQPATFPYRPELDSFRAIAVLLVIVQHWRPSLTGQLDTGTIGVTGFFVLSGFLITTILSRERQINTFQKSIKAFYLRRTFRIIPAYYVAVLTAWLLNLSYVRGKLPWFLLQGTNFLFFHEQAWGEGTGHFWTLAVEEQFYVVWPLVILLTPRRYLTGLLSGLIVLGPLLRWLLVSYSGTSYALVLLPASIDLFASGALLSFVSTSLRLPPLYLLTISIILSLLYLVLAFSTYSLNAVALSPSLLALASAALLGTLLTMQTSKLQRFVASPVLVFLGRISYSLYLYHLFLPVILHRILHHVGLRVANGMRYSSVIAWEHSPAALVTMLIGLLLIATLSWRLIEQPLKKLGRHLASAN